A segment of the Candidatus Peregrinibacteria bacterium genome:
ATGGTCTTCTTTGTTGAATTTGCTGAGAAGAGACCCAATGTCTCTCGTGTTTCGTGGATCGAGATTTCCAGTCGGTTCATCAGCAATCAATAGTTTTGGTGAGTGCACGAGCGCTCGAGCAATCGCAACACGCTGCTGTTCTCCGCCTGAAAGTTGATGCGGAAATTTATGGCTCATCCCTGTAAGTCCGACTCTCTCGAGGATTGCTCCCACCTTGTGTTCAATCTCTATTTCCAGCTCACCACAAACTTCCAAAACAAAAGCGACATTTTCAAATACCGTCTTTTTTTCCAGAAGTTTAAAGTCCTGAAAAACCACCCCAATTTGCTGCCTATAGAGCTGAAGCTCTCCTGGAGAGAGTTCTTCTATAGTAATTCC
Coding sequences within it:
- a CDS encoding ABC transporter ATP-binding protein, whose translation is MLSFFQLTKNYGIQTVLDEVNFQVNAGEFVAILGASGSGKSTLISLLIGADKPTSGSISIDGITIEELSPGELQLYRQQIGVVFQDFKLLEKKTVFENVAFVLEVCGELEIEIEHKVGAILERVGLTGMSHKFPHQLSGGEQQRVAIARALVHSPKLLIADEPTGNLDPRNTRDIGSLLSKFNKEDHLTVIVTTHDPVFLKSIVKPRVLKLEHKKIHEDTTWEKTFEFGGEEKEEGV